The following proteins are encoded in a genomic region of Stegostoma tigrinum isolate sSteTig4 chromosome 10, sSteTig4.hap1, whole genome shotgun sequence:
- the dmac2l gene encoding ATP synthase subunit s, mitochondrial, producing the protein MLFATTPASFAALRCIHSPVCRRNFWGWLNAVFNKVDYDRIKAVGPDRAASEWLLRCGASVRYKGFDKWQKDYNHLPTGPLEKFRIEGIDATESCIMFKGFDYLDDLEHVEEIKFQRCIYIQDECLERLCGIGNLQKSLQWLEIISCGNVTDRGIITLHHLKNLRYLFLSDLPGIEEKEKTLQLLATALPTCEIKVDL; encoded by the exons ATGCTGTTTGCGACGACACCGGCATCTTTCGCGGCTCTGCGGTGTATACATTCTCCTGTTTGCCGCAGAAATTTTTGGGGATGGTTGAATGCTGTTTTCAACAA GGTGGATTATGATCGTATAAAGGCTGTTGGTCCAGACAGAGCTGCATCAGAGTGGTTACTTCGTTGTGGCGCTAGTGTGCGTTACAAAGGCTTTGATAAGTGGCAGAAAGATTACAATCACCTACCCACTGGCCCATTGGAGAAATTCAGAATTGAAGGAATTGATGCCACTGAATCATGCATTATGTTCAAAGGATTTGACTACCTGG ATGACCTGGAGCATGTTGAAGAAATTAAATTCCAAAGGTGTATTTACATTCAAGATGAGTGTCTTGAGAGGTTATGTGGGATAGGAAATTTGCAAAAGAGCCTGCAATGGTTGGAAATTATTTCCTGTGGAAACGTCACAGACCGGGGAATCATAACTCTTCACCACCTTAA AAACCTAAGATATTTGTTTCTGAGTGATCTTCCTGGcatagaagaaaaagaaaaaactCTTCAGCTTTTAGCAACAGCTCTACCTACCTGCGAGATTAAAGTTGATCTTTAG